From Vitis vinifera cultivar Pinot Noir 40024 chromosome 5, ASM3070453v1, the proteins below share one genomic window:
- the LOC100247768 gene encoding small acidic protein 1 produces MYADLNWRALEKGRREREKREMRPTPMEYYAELDDQGATVAMDVDDVDPLEIFGEGVISVDNKLADADFFNSFEDDFDDSDIN; encoded by the coding sequence ATGTATGCCGACCTCAACTGGCGGGCACTAGAGAAgggaaggagagagagagagaagagagagatgaGGCCCACACCGATGGAGTACTACGCAGAACTAGACGACCAGGGAGCCACGGTGGCCATGGACGTCGACGATGTTGATCCTCTTGAGATCTTCGGTGAGGGCGTCATCTCCGTCGATAACAAGCTCGCCGACGCCGACTTCTTCAACAGCTTCGAGGACGATTTCGATGATTCCGACATCAACTGA
- the LOC100251153 gene encoding uncharacterized protein LOC100251153, whose translation MERGVILSYPQCSIVILLQPHSYPLTNPNLHLHLSQKPNFSSHLRFSHRRWDSNAETFRTQRSRFNFRDTADDDDDDESQEMDPGSALLEEFIDSFWIFKVFRSYGWMLPLIIISVLLTTGPKAFLMALALPLGQSVLSLAFKKFWGMTQNSPKRRVRTKKKPFASTPGNVVMDDEEQEKSKGSRKRKMGYQSWVAGNGVSVDKDVQAAPKFGGWDELDGREELGAGSMQRRSARTAGSSQRTPVKGKLSWGGRKGDTPLLLRLLIAVFPFLGSWTKML comes from the exons ATGGAGAGAGGCGTCATCCTCTCATATCCACAATGTTCCATCGTCATCCTACTTCAGCCTCACTCATACCCACTCACGAACCCTAATTTACATTTACATCTCTCTCAAAAACCTAATTTCTCCTCTCACCTTCGCTTCTCCCACCGCCGATGGGATTCCAATGCCGAGACCTTCCGCACTCAAAGATCACGATTCAACTTCCGGGACACTGCcgacgacgacgacgacgacgaGTCCCAGGAGATGGACCCAGGGTCTGCGCTTTTGGAGGAATTCATTGATAGTTTTTGGATTTTCAAG GTATTCAGATCCTATGGTTGGATGCTTCCACTTATCATCATATCAGTCCTGCTAACAACTGGCCCAAAAGCTTTCCTTATGGCATTAGCACTTCCCCTTGGGCAGTCTGTCCTTTCTCTGGCATTCAAGAAGTTTTGGGGTATGACACAAAACAGCCCAAAACGTAGAGTCAGGACCAAGAAGAAACCATTTGCCAGCACTCCAGGTAATGTTGTTATGGATGATGAAGAACAAGAGAAAAGTAAAGGTAGCAGAAAAAGAAAGATGGGGTATCAATCTTGGGTAGCTGGAAATGGTGTTTCTGTTGATAAGGATGTCCAAGCAGCACCCAAGTTTGGCGGATGGGATGAGCTGGATGGAAGAGAAGAGTTAGGAGCAGGATCAATGCAGAGGAGGTCAGCCCGAACAGCAGGCAGCTCACAAAGGACACCAGTGAAGGGCAAATTGAGTTGGGGAGGAAGGAAAGGGGACACCCCCTTATTGTTAAGATTGCTGATAGCcgtttttccatttttgggtTCATGGACTAAGATGCTCTAG